Part of the Planctomycetota bacterium genome is shown below.
GCGTTTCCCGCGTGAAGCTGCGCCTCGCGCCGGCCGCCGAGATCGACGCGCGCGTCCAGGAGGAGCGGGCGCTGGAGGATTTCACGCGCGCGATTCAGCTGAATCCCGCCTACGGGGACGCGTACTTCAACCGGGCGATGGTGCTGGCCTCGCGGGCGCAGTACCGCCAGGCGGCCGAGGATCTGATCAACGCCGTCCGGTTCCGGCCGCAGGATCCGGAGCCGCGCCTGTGGCTGGGGCGGCTCTACGAGGAGAAGTTCGAGGACAAGACGGTCGAGGCGCTGGAGCACTACGAGAAGTACGTGGACCTCGGCGGGCGGGATCCGGAGGTCCGCGAGAAGGTGCGGCTGTGGAAGGAGCTCAAGAAGCAGGCTCCGGGGGCGCCCCCGGCGGCGCCCGCCCCGCCCCGCGCGCCTTCCGCCGAGGACGAGTCCCGCGCCCGGGACCTGCATGAGGAGTTCAAGCGCCACTTCGCGGAGGGGCGCAAGGAGGAGGCGTTGCGGACGATCACGGAGCTCCTGGGCAAGTACGGCCACACCCGATACGTGGAGGAGCGTCGTCGGGAGCTGAACGCGCTCCACAACGCGCTGCGGCGGTGAGCCCGCTTTGGGCGCTGGCGGCGCTCGTCCTCCAGGAGGATCCCGAGGCCGCCGAGCGCGAGCGGATCCGCGCCCGGCCGCCGCTTTCCGCCCAGGAGCGCGCGCTCTACGTCGTCCCCGCGGCGCCGCCCCCCCGGCCCCGCCTGTCCGCCCTGACGCTGGCGGTCTTTCCGCTTTCGTTTTCGGATCGGCCGTTCGGAACGGAGGACCCGGGGGAGCTTTTCTTCGTCCGCGCGGCGGCCTACTTCGCGCGCGTCTCGGGGGGAAGGTTCGCGCTCGGCGGCCGGGCGTATC
Proteins encoded:
- a CDS encoding tetratricopeptide repeat protein produces the protein MRAPALVGALFLSACAAAGPDPEMAAGLLEEALQAAERGEHARAVELCTRALRENPEFPEAYYHRGVSRVKLRLAPAAEIDARVQEERALEDFTRAIQLNPAYGDAYFNRAMVLASRAQYRQAAEDLINAVRFRPQDPEPRLWLGRLYEEKFEDKTVEALEHYEKYVDLGGRDPEVREKVRLWKELKKQAPGAPPAAPAPPRAPSAEDESRARDLHEEFKRHFAEGRKEEALRTITELLGKYGHTRYVEERRRELNALHNALRR